From one Butyricimonas faecihominis genomic stretch:
- the abc-f gene encoding ribosomal protection-like ABC-F family protein has product MISFLQVENLSKRFGEQLLFENITFGIGKNQKVALIAKNGMGKSTLLRIIAGKDSADTGSVIFRNDISIGILDQDPELNPENYVFEEVFNSENPTLKLIKTYEQAVKDNDASALEELIPQMDALAAWDYDTQVKQILSELKVDKYSQRIKELSGGQRKRVGLAKILISNPDFLILDEPTNHLDVEMTEWLEEYLEKTNATLLMVTHDRYFLDRVCDKIIEIDDFGLFAYEGNYSYYLEKRDERIEARNASIDKAKNLLRTEQEWMRRMPQARGHKAKYRIDNFYKIKEVASQNTTEQQLELDIKGQRLGKKILELEHVNKSYGDFRVLRDFSYKFVRGEKIGIIGKNGVGKSTFLNIITRQIEPDSGTIEIGETVVYGYYKQDGISFKEDDRPIDIVKNISEKIDLGNGRVMSASQFLEYFLFPDKLQYSLVAKLSGGERRRLYLLTVLMSNPNFLILDEPTNDLDIMTLNVLEDYLKSFQGCLIIVSHDRFFTDKVVDRVFAFEGDGVVKDFPGNYTQYKNKKEEEELLRKQEEKKIPVAPKPVREKEKVRKLTFKERLEMQQLESDMEKLNTEKTELETALNSGTLDTDELVKSSQRIAEIIDLLDEKEMRWLELSEIE; this is encoded by the coding sequence ATGATTAGTTTTTTACAAGTCGAAAATCTCAGTAAACGTTTCGGGGAACAACTCCTGTTTGAAAATATAACTTTTGGAATCGGCAAAAATCAAAAGGTAGCTTTAATTGCCAAGAACGGGATGGGAAAATCCACCCTGTTACGTATCATTGCGGGCAAAGACTCCGCGGACACGGGTTCCGTGATCTTCCGTAACGACATTTCAATCGGTATTCTGGACCAAGACCCGGAACTCAACCCGGAAAATTACGTGTTTGAAGAAGTGTTCAACTCGGAGAACCCGACCTTGAAATTAATCAAAACATACGAGCAAGCCGTGAAGGACAACGACGCGTCGGCTCTCGAAGAACTCATCCCGCAAATGGACGCTCTCGCCGCATGGGACTATGACACGCAAGTGAAACAAATTCTATCGGAACTCAAGGTTGACAAGTATAGTCAACGGATCAAGGAGCTATCCGGGGGACAGCGCAAACGGGTCGGACTGGCCAAAATATTGATCAGTAACCCCGATTTCCTGATCCTTGACGAGCCGACAAACCATTTGGACGTGGAGATGACCGAATGGCTGGAAGAGTACCTCGAAAAAACGAATGCCACGCTACTCATGGTGACCCACGACCGTTATTTTCTGGATCGGGTATGCGACAAGATCATCGAGATCGACGATTTCGGTTTATTCGCCTACGAAGGAAACTACTCCTACTATCTTGAAAAGAGAGACGAACGGATTGAGGCCCGCAACGCCTCGATCGACAAAGCCAAGAACCTGCTACGCACGGAACAGGAATGGATGCGCCGGATGCCGCAGGCCCGCGGGCATAAGGCGAAATACCGGATCGACAATTTCTATAAAATAAAAGAAGTCGCCTCTCAAAACACGACAGAGCAACAACTGGAACTCGATATAAAAGGACAACGCCTCGGTAAGAAGATTCTCGAACTGGAACACGTGAACAAGAGTTACGGGGATTTCCGCGTGTTACGGGATTTCTCCTACAAATTCGTACGGGGGGAAAAGATCGGGATCATCGGGAAAAACGGGGTCGGGAAATCGACCTTTCTCAATATCATCACCCGCCAGATCGAGCCGGACAGCGGAACCATCGAAATTGGTGAAACCGTGGTTTACGGTTATTACAAACAAGACGGGATCAGTTTCAAGGAAGACGATCGCCCCATAGACATCGTGAAAAACATTTCCGAGAAAATCGACCTCGGTAACGGACGGGTGATGTCGGCCTCGCAATTTCTTGAATATTTTCTTTTCCCGGACAAGCTGCAATATTCCCTCGTGGCAAAACTTAGCGGGGGTGAACGCCGGAGGCTTTACCTGCTGACCGTCCTCATGAGCAACCCCAACTTCTTGATTCTCGACGAGCCAACGAACGATCTCGACATCATGACGCTGAACGTGTTGGAAGATTATCTGAAATCTTTCCAAGGTTGCCTGATCATCGTGTCGCACGACCGTTTCTTCACAGACAAAGTGGTGGATCGGGTGTTCGCTTTCGAGGGAGACGGCGTGGTGAAAGACTTCCCCGGTAATTACACCCAGTATAAGAACAAAAAAGAAGAAGAGGAACTACTGCGCAAACAGGAAGAGAAGAAAATCCCTGTCGCACCCAAACCCGTGAGAGAAAAAGAGAAAGTCCGTAAACTGACTTTCAAGGAAAGACTGGAAATGCAACAACTGGAATCCGACATGGAAAAACTGAACACGGAAAAAACAGAGCTGGAAACAGCCCTGAACTCCGGGACACTGGATACGGACGAACTGGTGAAATCTTCCCAGCGAATCGCCGAGATCATTGATTTGTTGGACGAAAAGGAAATGCGCTGGCTAGAACTTAGCGAGATTGAATAA
- a CDS encoding sigma-54-dependent transcriptional regulator: MAKQGTILVVDDNKAVLNALEMLLAGVFREVITIRTPNQIEATLESGRVDVVLLDMNFSAGINTGNEGLYWLSRIKGYAAEIPVVLFTAYADIDLAVRAVKEGATDFVVKPWDNAKLVATLLAAYRLHESRREVKQLKAKEEVLKGQLSPERTVVWGESDAMCRVRQLIEKVAVTDANVLITGENGTGKEIVAREIHALSGRKGEVMISVDMGAITETLFESELFGHVKGAFTDAREDRVGKFEAANKGTLFLDEIGNLSYALQSKLLATLQSRKVIRVGSNKPVDVNIRLICATNSDLPRMVKEGTFREDLLYRINTIHVEVPPLRERGNDILLLAEAFLRDYGRKYRKPDLSFSSETRQRLLGYSWPGNVRELQHTVEKAVIMCDRQVLTPEDFLFKSEPGEIAPLETLEDMEREMIRKALVRHEGNLSAVASRLGITRQTLYNKMKKFNL, translated from the coding sequence ATGGCGAAACAGGGAACCATATTGGTCGTGGACGATAACAAGGCCGTGCTGAACGCTTTGGAGATGCTGTTGGCAGGAGTGTTTCGTGAAGTGATCACGATCAGAACTCCGAACCAGATCGAGGCAACCCTCGAATCCGGTCGGGTAGATGTGGTATTGTTAGATATGAATTTCTCGGCGGGAATCAATACCGGGAACGAGGGACTTTACTGGTTGTCGAGAATCAAGGGGTATGCCGCGGAAATTCCCGTGGTCCTATTCACGGCTTATGCGGACATTGATCTGGCGGTGCGAGCCGTGAAGGAAGGAGCGACAGACTTTGTTGTCAAGCCGTGGGATAATGCCAAGCTCGTGGCAACCCTGTTGGCGGCGTATCGTCTGCATGAATCCCGACGCGAGGTGAAACAACTGAAAGCAAAAGAAGAAGTGTTGAAAGGGCAGCTTTCCCCGGAACGAACCGTCGTGTGGGGAGAGTCGGATGCCATGTGCCGGGTACGTCAATTGATTGAAAAAGTGGCGGTCACCGATGCGAACGTGCTGATTACCGGGGAAAACGGCACGGGAAAAGAGATCGTGGCAAGGGAAATTCACGCCTTGTCGGGGCGGAAAGGGGAGGTGATGATTTCGGTGGATATGGGAGCAATCACGGAAACCCTTTTCGAAAGTGAGTTGTTCGGTCACGTGAAAGGGGCTTTCACAGATGCGCGGGAAGACCGTGTCGGGAAATTCGAGGCGGCAAACAAGGGTACGTTATTTCTGGATGAAATCGGGAACTTGTCATACGCCCTGCAATCCAAGTTACTGGCAACCCTGCAAAGTCGGAAGGTGATCCGCGTGGGATCGAATAAACCGGTTGACGTCAACATCCGTCTGATCTGTGCCACGAATAGCGATTTACCCCGGATGGTCAAAGAAGGTACTTTCCGGGAAGATTTACTTTATCGCATCAACACGATCCACGTGGAAGTCCCCCCGTTACGGGAAAGAGGGAATGATATTCTGTTACTGGCAGAGGCCTTTTTACGGGACTACGGCAGGAAATACCGGAAACCCGATTTGTCCTTTTCCAGTGAGACCCGGCAACGGCTGTTAGGATATTCATGGCCGGGAAACGTGCGGGAATTACAGCACACCGTGGAAAAAGCCGTGATCATGTGCGATCGGCAGGTACTCACCCCCGAAGATTTCCTGTTCAAAAGCGAGCCGGGCGAGATAGCTCCCTTGGAAACCCTTGAAGATATGGAACGGGAGATGATCCGCAAGGCTTTGGTCCGGCACGAGGGCAATTTGTCGGCTGTCGCGTCCCGGCTGGGAATCACCCGGCAAACCCTGTATAACAAGATGAAAAAATTCAATCTGTAA
- a CDS encoding RNA-binding domain-containing protein, whose product MNIKEILSQPEGRRLEFKAELPVHSDLAKIVVAFANDAGGDLYIGVADDPREVVGLDEDKLMTIEEKVSNIIFDCCYPAILPEIKFISVEDKHLIQVTVFRGSTPPYYLKEKGKLQGTFIRVGSTNRLADETLISELERRKRNISFDSEIIPDKPATELNIDSFKAIFKEKTGEEISEQTLKKLDLVKKVQGVEYPTNALILFSDDPLRTSLFHYAKVECARFKGISSEEFIDQKSITTNIATQAEEAYNFVLRHINKGATVEGIYTVSRWEYPVKALREVIRNAVVHRDYSLTGKDVKVAIYDDMVEITSPGLLLPSIDYAAMECRQSDARNKVIAPIFKRLGIIDQWGNGLKLIADEMKEYLNIELRWREVGLSFQVQFVKLDYLKKQERVEQIKQELQQELQQELQQELQQELQKTTLYSEVLRCLMNNILSRQGISNALGQKKVSGQLNKVIQKLIASHLIERTIPDNPNHPAQKFQLTERGRIFLSLLGG is encoded by the coding sequence ATGAACATAAAAGAGATATTAAGCCAACCCGAAGGGCGTAGATTGGAGTTTAAGGCGGAGTTGCCTGTGCATTCCGATTTAGCAAAGATTGTGGTTGCATTTGCTAATGATGCAGGTGGAGATCTGTATATTGGTGTGGCGGATGATCCTCGTGAGGTGGTTGGGTTGGATGAAGATAAGTTGATGACAATTGAGGAGAAAGTTAGCAACATCATTTTCGACTGTTGCTATCCTGCGATATTGCCAGAGATTAAATTTATCAGTGTGGAAGATAAACACTTGATTCAGGTGACTGTTTTCAGAGGTAGTACACCGCCTTACTACCTCAAAGAGAAAGGTAAGTTACAAGGAACATTTATCCGAGTTGGTTCTACCAATCGCCTTGCCGATGAAACGCTTATTTCCGAATTGGAACGTCGGAAACGTAATATCTCATTTGATAGCGAAATTATTCCCGATAAACCTGCAACTGAGTTGAATATAGATAGTTTTAAGGCTATATTCAAAGAGAAAACAGGTGAAGAAATATCCGAACAGACGTTAAAGAAATTAGATTTAGTTAAGAAGGTGCAAGGTGTTGAATATCCTACGAACGCTTTGATTCTGTTCTCTGACGATCCGTTACGAACTTCATTATTCCACTACGCAAAGGTGGAGTGTGCCCGTTTTAAAGGTATTAGCTCAGAAGAGTTTATCGACCAAAAGAGCATAACCACCAATATCGCGACACAAGCAGAGGAGGCGTATAATTTTGTTTTACGTCACATTAACAAAGGGGCAACTGTTGAGGGGATTTACACTGTTTCTCGTTGGGAGTACCCTGTTAAGGCACTACGTGAGGTGATTCGTAATGCAGTCGTTCATCGTGATTATTCGCTCACGGGCAAGGATGTAAAAGTGGCTATCTATGATGATATGGTGGAAATTACCAGTCCGGGGCTTCTTCTGCCATCTATCGACTATGCCGCAATGGAGTGCCGTCAGAGTGATGCTCGCAATAAAGTGATAGCTCCTATTTTCAAACGTCTTGGTATCATTGACCAATGGGGTAATGGCTTGAAGTTGATTGCCGATGAAATGAAAGAGTACCTGAACATTGAGCTTCGTTGGAGAGAGGTAGGTTTATCTTTTCAAGTGCAGTTCGTGAAGTTAGATTATCTCAAAAAGCAAGAGCGGGTTGAACAGATCAAGCAAGAGTTGCAGCAAGAGTTGCAGCAAGAGTTACAGCAAGAGTTGCAGCAAGAGTTGCAGAAAACGACTTTATATTCAGAGGTACTACGTTGCTTAATGAACAACATTTTATCCAGACAAGGTATTTCCAATGCATTGGGGCAGAAGAAAGTATCGGGGCAACTCAATAAAGTTATACAAAAACTCATTGCAAGCCATCTGATTGAGAGAACGATTCCTGATAATCCGAATCATCCCGCTCAAAAATTTCAACTAACAGAACGAGGGCGGATATTTCTCAGCTTACTTGGAGGCTAA
- a CDS encoding sensor histidine kinase — translation MVRNITSRVLAYLLLLIVLVVATCYFLSEDEYIPGIATSILAVGCCFRIVWNIRSVNRKLAYFFQALENDDYSIHFPEHGGSHSERFLNGVLNRIKDILQNTRLEIQQREQFYELIINSVSSGIVALDERGFVTQNNQVALKLLGLEIFTHVNQLERVSPALKLLVTGIRPGESRRVTFTNERGSVQLLVSASRILLRDKPITLLVMNDIENELDEKEIDSWVRLIRVLSHEIMNSIAPVTSLSDTLLSMHSDPEITPDDLKRNTENGLKVISETGKGLISFVESYRKFTRIPRPERELINLNEFIQRAVILSSTEPNFPEVTIDICIEPEDLKVFADPNLMGQVLLNLMKNAFYALRGREDAHITLSAEHGPTGKVLIRVRDNGPGIPPEIMNEIFVPFFTTKEEGSGIGLSVSRQIMRMHGGNLKASSIEGKETVFTIII, via the coding sequence ATGGTAAGAAACATCACCTCGCGGGTATTGGCGTATTTGTTACTTCTGATCGTTTTGGTCGTGGCGACCTGTTATTTTTTGTCGGAAGATGAGTATATTCCGGGGATTGCCACGTCAATACTCGCCGTGGGGTGTTGCTTTCGTATCGTGTGGAATATCCGCTCCGTGAACCGGAAACTGGCTTACTTCTTTCAAGCCTTGGAGAACGATGATTATTCCATTCATTTCCCGGAACACGGCGGTAGCCATTCCGAGCGTTTCCTGAACGGGGTACTGAACCGGATCAAGGATATTTTGCAGAACACCCGCTTGGAGATACAGCAACGGGAGCAATTTTACGAGTTGATCATAAACAGCGTGAGTTCCGGTATCGTGGCATTGGATGAACGGGGATTCGTGACGCAGAATAATCAAGTCGCCTTAAAATTGCTAGGCTTGGAGATATTTACACACGTCAACCAGTTGGAACGAGTGTCCCCGGCCTTAAAATTGCTGGTGACGGGAATCCGTCCCGGAGAGAGTCGGCGGGTGACTTTCACAAACGAACGGGGTTCCGTGCAATTATTGGTCAGTGCCTCTCGCATCCTGTTAAGAGACAAACCCATCACCCTGTTAGTTATGAATGACATCGAGAACGAACTCGACGAGAAAGAAATTGATTCTTGGGTACGTCTGATCCGGGTGTTATCACACGAGATCATGAACTCTATCGCTCCGGTAACCTCTTTGAGCGACACGTTACTTTCCATGCACTCTGACCCAGAAATCACTCCCGACGACTTGAAACGTAATACGGAAAACGGGTTGAAGGTGATTAGTGAAACGGGCAAAGGGTTGATCTCTTTCGTGGAATCCTATCGTAAGTTTACCCGTATCCCTCGGCCTGAACGGGAATTGATCAATTTGAACGAATTTATCCAGCGGGCGGTGATCCTGAGCAGCACGGAACCGAATTTCCCGGAAGTCACGATCGACATTTGCATTGAGCCGGAAGACCTGAAGGTTTTTGCCGATCCGAACCTCATGGGACAAGTCCTTTTGAACTTGATGAAAAATGCGTTTTACGCTTTGCGGGGTAGAGAAGATGCCCACATCACCCTCTCGGCCGAACATGGACCGACGGGAAAGGTATTGATCCGGGTACGGGACAACGGTCCCGGTATTCCTCCCGAAATCATGAACGAGATATTCGTCCCCTTCTTTACCACCAAAGAAGAGGGTTCGGGTATCGGGCTAAGTGTCTCCCGCCAGATCATGCGCATGCACGGCGGTAATCTAAAAGCTTCATCCATAGAAGGTAAAGAGACGGTATTCACGATTATTATCTGA
- a CDS encoding TlpA disulfide reductase family protein, which yields MKGKSLLFGLCLCLWTSLGWGQRVIEVPWYETTNTYMFDIIKMELTDEATVITGQVKYFPNEWFRVVGRTVLRGESGKEYKLLKAEGIELNEQVFLPESGQMTFQLYFEPVDAGEKKVDYVEGNHETDWRIGGIVLDEKPQKLEKESDCLIRGKVLGHPSSYRLVLMGYEDDDRIQEPYAIIPVRNGKFEYVCQLGESKMYWLVFTDELAKSSYRPVSFFIEPGEVEITIQPEDAYTDSEIHGGEVNEQYRSYQRLKEDKFNFKALYSAFDSLHNQNLSFTPEAQKLSELMSENFKNRQKHDSLYAAFLQLEKDGKMYTPQMMALNEKKRELSKKEQKWKEDYIGEHPSLTTYFLLMDDLRNLMTYRLHSFPEELEVLSFKDLPRLENMYYTIYKPMFPKHSYTELIATMLQSLKQIEVGGHYIDFTAPDFEGNPVTLSEQIKGKVALIDLWASWCGPCRRSAKSMIPVYEKYKSKGFTIVGVAREKTVQTAKAAALQDGYPWLNLVELNDAGNIWFKYCVGNSGGGTFLVDRDGKILAIGPSPEEVERILEKMLE from the coding sequence GCTCTTCGGATTGTGCTTGTGTCTCTGGACATCGTTGGGATGGGGACAACGAGTGATTGAAGTCCCGTGGTACGAGACCACCAACACGTATATGTTTGATATTATAAAAATGGAGCTGACCGATGAGGCAACAGTTATCACGGGACAAGTGAAGTATTTCCCTAACGAGTGGTTTCGGGTTGTGGGACGTACGGTATTAAGAGGGGAAAGTGGTAAAGAGTACAAGCTCTTAAAAGCTGAGGGAATCGAGCTGAATGAACAGGTATTTTTACCGGAGTCCGGACAGATGACTTTTCAGCTCTATTTCGAACCCGTGGATGCCGGAGAGAAAAAGGTGGATTACGTGGAAGGAAACCACGAAACGGACTGGCGGATTGGGGGAATCGTGTTGGATGAGAAACCGCAAAAGCTGGAAAAGGAGAGCGATTGCCTGATCCGAGGGAAGGTGCTGGGACACCCGTCGAGCTATCGGTTGGTGCTGATGGGATACGAGGATGATGATCGGATTCAGGAACCATACGCCATTATACCTGTTCGAAACGGGAAGTTCGAATACGTGTGCCAATTAGGAGAGAGCAAAATGTACTGGCTCGTGTTTACCGACGAACTGGCAAAATCTTCTTATCGTCCGGTAAGTTTTTTTATTGAACCGGGGGAAGTCGAGATCACGATTCAGCCGGAAGATGCCTATACGGATTCGGAAATTCATGGAGGAGAAGTCAATGAGCAGTATAGGAGTTATCAACGATTGAAAGAAGATAAATTCAATTTCAAAGCGTTGTATAGCGCATTCGATTCGTTGCATAATCAGAATCTTAGTTTCACTCCTGAGGCGCAGAAATTGAGTGAATTAATGTCCGAAAATTTCAAAAACAGGCAGAAACATGATAGCCTGTATGCCGCTTTTCTGCAATTAGAAAAGGATGGCAAAATGTACACCCCTCAAATGATGGCGTTAAATGAGAAAAAGAGAGAGTTGAGTAAAAAGGAACAAAAATGGAAAGAGGACTATATCGGAGAGCATCCGTCACTGACAACTTATTTTCTGTTAATGGATGATTTGAGGAATCTGATGACTTATCGGTTGCACAGTTTCCCCGAAGAACTTGAAGTCCTGTCTTTTAAAGACTTGCCGCGTCTGGAAAATATGTATTATACCATCTATAAACCCATGTTTCCCAAACATTCATACACGGAGTTAATCGCTACCATGCTCCAGTCATTAAAACAGATAGAAGTGGGTGGACATTACATCGACTTCACCGCCCCGGACTTCGAGGGGAATCCCGTGACGTTATCCGAGCAGATAAAAGGAAAGGTGGCTTTGATAGACCTGTGGGCCTCTTGGTGCGGCCCGTGCCGACGGTCGGCGAAAAGCATGATTCCCGTGTATGAAAAATACAAATCCAAAGGTTTCACGATCGTCGGGGTTGCCCGAGAAAAGACGGTGCAGACGGCGAAAGCTGCGGCCCTTCAAGATGGCTACCCGTGGTTGAACCTCGTGGAACTCAACGATGCCGGGAACATTTGGTTTAAATATTGTGTCGGTAATTCCGGAGGGGGAACTTTTTTGGTGGACCGGGACGGCAAAATTTTAGCCATCGGTCCGTCACCTGAAGAAGTGGAGCGTATTTTAGAAAAAATGTTGGAGTAG
- a CDS encoding DNA alkylation repair protein — protein MKNSTKEIINEINTYRDESKAAFLPRFFKTGKGEYGEGDQFIGVVVPNLRIVAKKHFDADFDTLRELLASPYHEYRLTALLALTYRYAKLKDHASRETCVNFYVSQVDAINNWDLVDLSCYKILGHWLFDKDKQLLYDWAKENHLWKQRIAMISCMHFVKQGEFKDALAIADLLQHHPHDLIHKAVGWILREIGKEDEQLLIDYLTPRYKEMPRTMLRYAIERFEEGKRKAFLNSMI, from the coding sequence ATGAAAAATTCAACGAAAGAAATTATAAATGAAATAAATACATACCGGGACGAATCGAAAGCGGCTTTCCTGCCCCGTTTCTTCAAAACGGGTAAAGGGGAGTATGGTGAAGGGGATCAATTTATCGGGGTGGTCGTTCCGAATTTGCGTATCGTTGCCAAAAAACATTTTGACGCGGACTTCGACACGCTCCGGGAACTACTCGCCTCTCCGTACCACGAGTATCGCCTGACGGCCCTCCTAGCATTAACCTATCGTTACGCCAAACTCAAAGACCACGCGTCCAGAGAGACTTGCGTGAATTTCTACGTAAGTCAGGTGGACGCCATCAACAACTGGGATCTCGTTGACCTTAGCTGTTACAAGATTTTGGGGCATTGGCTTTTCGACAAGGACAAACAACTCCTTTATGACTGGGCAAAAGAGAATCACCTCTGGAAACAGCGTATCGCCATGATCTCCTGTATGCACTTCGTGAAACAAGGTGAATTCAAGGATGCTCTCGCAATTGCCGACCTTCTCCAGCACCACCCTCACGATCTGATCCACAAAGCCGTGGGCTGGATTCTCCGTGAGATCGGCAAAGAGGACGAACAACTTTTAATCGATTATCTCACCCCTCGCTACAAGGAAATGCCCCGCACCATGTTACGGTACGCCATCGAACGTTTCGAGGAAGGGAAACGGAAAGCCTTTTTAAATTCCATGATTTAA